The DNA region CATGCTGTGATGTATCGATCTGGCGCTGGTATCACATGATGCGAATTCACAGGCCAGAGTTCACAGAGCTTGAACTTTGCTATGCAGCAAAATTAGAAATATCTTTGCACAGGCTTGCTTTTCTGGTATGACACATTTTCAagcgtatgaatggaagtcaatgaaaTGAAAAGTGTAGTGTGACCACGGcctaagatacttctttcaaaaacattagacCCAAACTATTGAATGGTAGtgcaactaaataaataaaataagatcgAACGCTGTGCTGAAAGATCGGCAAGATCGAAGCTAGCAAACAGACTATGATTCCCTAAAGAGAAAATCAATGCCTTAGATTTCTTGGTGTTCAGTTACACATCATAACAGTTTATAAGTACAAATTCCACTAGGTTGTGAGCGTCTTACCCCTGCTTCATAGAGAGGGTTGTTAAAGTCAGACTCCACCGTTATGGGACTGTAAGagtgggtgtgagagagagacttcCAGAACAACGGTTTCCACTGCCACCTACACACGCTGAGAGAGACAGGAAGAGACGACCAGAGAGCTGTTAGTGCAGAAGAGCTAAATAAGGAACAGCTGTGAAGAAGGTTTTGACAAGACTCAGGGAAAATAGCTGGATTTTAAAGTCAACAAGAAATAACGCTTGAAAGTCATTCTGCTTTAGTAATGTATTTCAGTGTCAAATGCAAGGAAGGTTTGATTTCATCCATAGGGAAATGGGTTAGGAAATGGCAGAGTGTTATTTACTTATTTCAAATTTCCAGCCCAAGAGCCACCAATAATtactttttctttgaaataatgtGCAATagtaaaaaatatgcaaaatgagACCGGGAACACTCACATTGTAAAgtacatattttataataacagggccgattttgatttcatgttaactttaacacaaaaaaaaagcattcagaAACACAAGCATGCCAAACTTACTTGGTATAGTACATGTAGATTCCACCAATCAGAAGGATGACCAGAATGATTGGCAGGATAATAGCCAATGCAATGTTCTCGCTCAGCATCTGATGAGAGGCCTCTAATGACTGAGAAACTGCAAAGAGTGGAGATTAATAACATGGACATCAGCATGTGACATGGTGGGCCAAATTATCAAACCAATATGAATAGCACTTGACAATGATAACCAACGTTACCCTCCAATTTATGATCGTCGAGTAGCCCTTCATAGGccactgcaaataaataaaacatgacgtTTTCAGACTCTTCAGATAGAAAGCCAACTCTGTGTATTAGACTAGTTCACATTCACATACCTTTACAGAAGGGTGGTGGGCTGTTCCACTGAGAGGGGTGTCCTGGGACACAGTTGATGATGACTTCCCCAATGAGCTCATAGCCCTCATAGCAGAAGAAGCGCAGTGTCTCTCCTGCCTGGTAACTGTGCTTGTACAGAGTCTGGTAGCCATTGTCTGGCACGCCAGGGTTTGGGCATGGATCATATTTTACTGTTTAGCAGAAAAATAGAGGGCAATATGGTTTATTGTAGTACATTAGACAGAAATCTGATAGTTGGGATAAAATGTTTAGCTGTCTCTGCAATATTTTATCCTGCATATACTAGCATTCACAAGTTTGGGGCCTGTAAGAGTTTTTGAAGTCTCTTTAGTTTACCAAGCCTGCATATTTTCTGATCTACAATACAGTTATTTTaggaaatattaatattattatatatatatatactgtaatattttacagTTACAGTTTATTCCTGTAATAtatagctgtattttcagcatcattactacagtcttcagtgtcacctgatccttcaggaatcattctattgtgctgatttgctgctcaagaaacatttctcagaaTTATCAATGAAgaaaacagttaaaatattttggtGATGTTTTTTACAGCATTCATCTGAAATCTAAATCTTTTTAGAAATtgggatttatacatcatctgaaagctgcataaataagctttccataatatttaatatttggctgggatacaactatttgaatatctggaatctgaggcaaaaaaaatctaaatactaagaaaatttcctttgaagttgtccaaattaagtttttagcaatgcattttactaatcaaaaattaggttttgatatattgacggtataattatataaatgtataaaatatcatcatggaacatgatttttacttaatatcctaatgatttttggcataaaagtttTTTGGCTATTTCTACTTTCTATATCCCAGCAACTCAAGACTTAGTTTTGTGATCCAGGGCCACATATCTATGAATGCATGCATTCATTTTGATAGCCCTAATTTTTAATATTGATCGATTTAAAAAAACTTCTGAATTAAATCCATACAGGATTAAGGAGAGGGGGTGGAGATGTTCAACTTTTCTCCCTCCATACACAATCCCTCACATACCTCATTGcgtgcataaaaataaatagcatGTACTCACAGACACACTTTGGGCTGCGGTCACTCCATTTGGGCATGCCGGTGTCTCTGCCATGGCAGGAGATCTGGTTTGGGCCTTCCACTTGATAACCCTGGTTACATGTGAAGTGTACCACTGTTCCCACTGCAAAACCAGACTCCGGATGTACTGAGCGTGCTCCATTAACCACTTCTCCTGGATCAGGGCACTGCTGGACTAGAGGGACATCAAAGCCAGGAGGAAAAAGAGATTAACAGTAAGACAGTATTAATCAAATATTCAAACTGGTAAATGATGAGTCTACTAACCAAAGGGAACCAGTAAATAAATCAGTGTGCTCCAAAGATAAACATAACGCAGCTCACTTTTCACACAGGTCGGCGGGTTGTTGCTCCAGGAGAGATCCCACTGGCAGGTGATGATGTCAGAGCCAACGATGTCATAGCCAGGCTGACACTGATAGGTTAACACACTGCCTCTCACCAGAGACGGGTGGGAGGAGCTGCTCCAGCCAAACTCAATTTGCGGAAGGGCAGGACATGTGTCATTTGGCTCCACCTCTGCACGGAATTAAAGGAAGTGACATGACTGTAAGCTACAGCACAAAAGATACAGAAAAAGGACAACCCCTTTGACATGTACCTCTGTAGTGAATGAGGAAGCCTTGGCTCAGTATAAATGTGGAGTCATCAGGATCGCTCTGAAACTGAATGGTGACCTCTGAACCTCCTGATACAACCCTGAACCTTTCTCTTGAGCCTAGGTACTGTCCAATCACATGTGATGTCAGATCATGGCCATCAAATAGCGTGAGAATGTCATTATGACGGATGTTCAAACTGCAAACAAGTGataggaaaatatatttaaaatacggAATTAAATCAAAAACAGAATTAAACACAAACTGTTTCAATCAAATAGATATAGTTACATTTGTACGTCCAGTTCGATGCGCTTGTCCTCGCTGACATGTATTTGCCACACACAGTCCTGCCCCTTCGAGTAGCTCTGTGGCCAGTCAGGAGACAACACAGTTCCCACCGTGTCCGTGAGCTCCCCGCCACACAAAGCtgagaggagaaagagaaggAATTATTAAAACAGCTTTCACATTATTAGGCCAGACTGATTACACAAGTACGTTCCTTGAAACCCTAGTAGGTACAATTTGAAAATTGTTTTGAAATTTACTTAATGAAAGATTTTTGAATCAACTTTAATAAACCACTTTGGCATTACCAGGATATTTTCTTTAGAATTTGCACTAGTAAATTGACAGTTCTTATAAAGATGAGTAGATAGTTGTGCAGTTTGTGAATGAATGGCTTAACAACACCACCATTCAGACATTtgaagtcagtaagatttttcaatgttttgtcCTCCAAGGCTGCAAtagtttaattacaaatacagttCAAAAAGTAATACTATGacataatattacataaaaaagaaatcgaatttaatatctatttttaaaatgtatttttcttgtgATGCCAAATATTGTAAATATGTGATGTCACACCTCTGCAGACAGGTTCACTCTCATTCCAGTGAGGGTCATTGGGATCAACACACTCCATAACTCCTGAGCCTTGCTCCATGATGAAACCAGGAGAGCATGAGAAGGTAACTACAGTCCCCAGTGGGAAGGTGATGTCACTGCTGCTGAAATTCCCATGAGGCAGGTAAGGTTCATAACAGTGTTCCCCATCAAAGGCTTAAAGAGGAAAAATGAAAAAGGGGAaggatgttatttatttattttttttaatttatagtgATATATGGTTTAGAGTAATGAAATATGTTTTGCTAAATGTGTAACATGTTGTCTTACCTTCATAGCGGAGAGCCAGCAGCAGTGGGATGGAGGAGGAATCAGCCGTGAGCTCCACATACAGAAACATTCCCTCACTCACAAAGCCTCGTTCTGGAACGTCATCCAGATCCGAGTCGAAGAGGAGCGGAGCTGTAGAGCTATTGCCACTGCGCACAATCAGCCTAGGACAGGGATGAGGGAACGAAAAATAACATTAGGAAAAGTGTTGACATTAAAAATGATCCATGAAGGATTGAGATCAGGGTAGGTTGTACTGGAAAGAGAAGAAGATCTAATTTGGTGTTCATTCTTAAACAGAAAACTTCTGTATAGCTTGTACTTTTTCTAAATACATATAGTATTGCAACTACATGAGTGTAGAGAAAAATCTAAAttagtacaaaaataaattatcaaaAATAAGATACACATTAATTAACTTAATACACAAGATCAATAAAGACTTGAACTCTCACTTGTCATTGTCTTCATCAAGAGCCACCCTCTCAAAATGGAGATGGAGCCTGTGGCCTTCCTTGGCTTCCAGCAGCCAATGGCAGCTCAGGTTGCTACCGCTGCTATGGTTACTTGCAGAGGGGAGAGTTGGAGACAGGATGCGTCCAACAGTAGCATTTCTAATCCACCCTCCACAAGATACAGCTTTAATATGCAAAAACACACGTGAATGCTTATACACATGGCATTAAACAAAAATGTCTTCAGTAACTTAGATactgaaaaacaacaaaataacggAATGAAAAACATAACCCACCCACACACTGGGGTTCTGGGGTGCTCCATTTTGGTCGGGTGGTATTCAAACAGGTTGCAACctcatgacctctgacctcaaagCCGGGATCACAATGAAAGTGAGCCTGACCTCCAGGATGAATATCAGTGACAGTCACTCCACCACTCTCAGGGGAGAGAGGAAACGAGCAGGACAGGAGGAACGCTGGGATGAGTTTTTAAAAGAACAAGAAAACTCTGTTAGTCCTGTTAtgtcaaaacacacaagttaCATTTTGCTTGCAGTACAGCTCAAatgatttggggtcagtaagttattaattaagaaagtaatacttttattctgcaaggaagcattaaattcatcaaaagtgacagtaaagacatttataatgttaaaagatTTCTAATCCAGATATAAGTActgttctttcaaactttctattaatcaaagaatcctaaaaaattaaAACCTGTTTCAcggattccacaaaaatattaaaggatACCCATTATGCCccttttacaagatgtaatataaGTGTCAGGTgttcccagaatgtgtctgtgagattCCAGCCCAAAATACCACACAGATCATGTATTTTATCATTTTGgaaatgcctattttgagtggaagcagaaacaggCTGTTTTCGTGCATgattctttaaatgcaaatgagctgctaactccccgcccccttttccagaataggaCTGTGTCTTTACACCTCATACCTCagattagagctgaagatctttgcccgaacccgacgggaccctaTGGGACCCGACAGGTTCGGTCGGGT from Carassius carassius chromosome 1, fCarCar2.1, whole genome shotgun sequence includes:
- the LOC132143379 gene encoding seizure protein 6 homolog — its product is MVSTVFAVTLSVTLLHLASGASLGASDPEAPPTVTSSPHPLGELIHAALLSKEYLGHTSGSRGTTTNPTQAFPSIRESDPPSTVISPGILTTAVTSSAAPQAGQSGFGRAVTSPPAEEETTTTLITTTTITTVHTPVQCNASLSGMEGIVESPDSLSSSSPFSPLECTYSITVYLGYGVEIQVKKVNLSKEESLTILELGGTAPELLANETLMSEGQVIRSSTNQVQIHYKSLKQANHGVFSFHYQAFLLSCSFPLSPESGGVTVTDIHPGGQAHFHCDPGFEVRGHEVATCLNTTRPKWSTPEPQCVAVSCGGWIRNATVGRILSPTLPSASNHSSGSNLSCHWLLEAKEGHRLHLHFERVALDEDNDKLIVRSGNSSTAPLLFDSDLDDVPERGFVSEGMFLYVELTADSSSIPLLLALRYEAFDGEHCYEPYLPHGNFSSSDITFPLGTVVTFSCSPGFIMEQGSGVMECVDPNDPHWNESEPVCRALCGGELTDTVGTVLSPDWPQSYSKGQDCVWQIHVSEDKRIELDVQILNIRHNDILTLFDGHDLTSHVIGQYLGSRERFRVVSGGSEVTIQFQSDPDDSTFILSQGFLIHYREVEPNDTCPALPQIEFGWSSSSHPSLVRGSVLTYQCQPGYDIVGSDIITCQWDLSWSNNPPTCVKIQQCPDPGEVVNGARSVHPESGFAVGTVVHFTCNQGYQVEGPNQISCHGRDTGMPKWSDRSPKCVLKYDPCPNPGVPDNGYQTLYKHSYQAGETLRFFCYEGYELIGEVIINCVPGHPSQWNSPPPFCKVAYEGLLDDHKLEVSQSLEASHQMLSENIALAIILPIILVILLIGGIYMYYTNVCRWQWKPLFWKSLSHTHSYSPITVESDFNNPLYEAGDTREYEVSI